The Candidatus Omnitrophota bacterium region CGCTTAGACCCTTGCGCGATTGCACCATCGTTATCGCCGCCGTCAGCGTCGTCTTCCCGTGGTCCACGTGCCCGATCGTTCCCACGTTCACGTGCGGCTTCGTCCGTTCGAATTTCTGCTTCGCCATGTTTTTCCAATCCTCCACTTCCCATACAGAAAGAAAGTTTATTTTTTATTTTACGTTCGCTGGTTTCCATCCGCCGGCGGCGCCGGCAGCCCTTGCGGCGCACTCCGGCGCCCAGGAATCCGCTTAATCCCTAGAATTTGAAAATCCGCCTACGCCAGCGAGGAGATTTTCTTGAATGGTTTTGGGAACTTCCTCATAGCGGGCTAATTGCATCGTATACGTTGCGCGTCCCTGGGAGAGCGAACGAAGACTCGTCGCATAGCCAAACATTTCGGATAGAGGCGCATGGCCGCGTATGATTTGCGATCCGCCCCGCTGCTCGAAGCCTGAGGTTTTCCCTCGGCGGGAGTTCAGGTTGCCAAGGATATCGCCCATGAACTCTTCCGGACACGCAATCTCGACCGACATGATCGGTTCCAGCAAAATCGGCCGAGCGTTTTCTATCGCTTCGCGAAAAGCTATAGAAGAAGCAATTGTAAAAGCCATTTCGGAAGAGTCAACCGGGTGGAAGGCTCCAAAGGTTAATTTTACTCCAATATCTATGATTGGATACCCTAAAAGCACTCCGCTTTGCAGGTTTTCGCGGACGCCGCGCTCCACGGCGGCGGCAAACGCCTTGGGTAGAGCTTCATCGCCCACCAGATTTTTAAATTCGAAGCCCGATCCGCTTGGACGGGGGCTTACTTCCAATTTTACGTGGGCGAAATGATCTTTGCCGCCATGTTGGCGCATATATTTTTCTTCATGTTCCGCCGCAACGCCGATGGTTTCGCGGAAGGCTACTTGCGGTTTGCCCACGTTGGCTTTTACGCCGTATTCCCGCAGGATCCGGTCGACAATGATCTCCAGGTGGAGTTCGCCCATGCCGGAGATAATCGTTTGGCCTGTTTCCGGATCGGTCTTAATCTTGAATGTAGGATCTTCTTCCGCCATGCGCGCCAAGGCCTGATTCAAGCGATCCTGGTCGGCGACGGTTTTCGGTTCGATGGCCACCGAGAGGACGGGATCGGGCAGATTCAGCGATTCCAATAAGATAGGGTGGCCGATATCGGTCAGCGTATCGCCGGTCGTGGTTTGACTTAAACCCACGGCGCATACGATATCGCCGACTTGCGCCTCTTTAATCTCTTCTCGTTTATTGGCGTGCATCCGCAACAGCCGTCCGACTTTTTCTTTACGGCCTTTCGTGGCGTTGTAGACGACCGATCCCGTTTTCAACTGGCCCGAATAGAGGCGCAGATAGGTAAGACGGCCATGGGGATCCGCCATCAATTTAAACGCGAGGGCCGTGAAAGGATCGTCCTTGGAGGCTTCGCGGATTTCATCGATTTTCTTTTCCGGATTCAATCCTACGACGGGCGGGACATCGAGCGGGGAGGGGAGATAATCGACCACGGCGTCGAGCA contains the following coding sequences:
- a CDS encoding GTP-binding protein → MAKQKFERTKPHVNVGTIGHVDHGKTTLTAAITMVQSRKGLS
- the fusA gene encoding elongation factor G, which encodes MKTVSAKNTKLALVRNIGIAAHIDAGKTTTTERILYYTGRTHKIGEVHDGAAEMDWMEQEKERGITITSAATYCQWRDYHIHLIDTPGHVDFTIEVERSLRVLDGCVVVFCAVGGVEPQSETVWRQADRYSIPRIAFVNKMDRVGADFDRVVAQVSDRLGGKPLPIQIPIGFESSFQGVVDLVQMRARLWLEDSGDYGTTYQEADIPEELREKAEEARERLIEKLADADDRILHKFLEGEYIETVELSEAIRRAAIHSGYVPILCGSALKNKGVQLLLDAVVDYLPSPLDVPPVVGLNPEKKIDEIREASKDDPFTALAFKLMADPHGRLTYLRLYSGQLKTGSVVYNATKGRKEKVGRLLRMHANKREEIKEAQVGDIVCAVGLSQTTTGDTLTDIGHPILLESLNLPDPVLSVAIEPKTVADQDRLNQALARMAEEDPTFKIKTDPETGQTIISGMGELHLEIIVDRILREYGVKANVGKPQVAFRETIGVAAEHEEKYMRQHGGKDHFAHVKLEVSPRPSGSGFEFKNLVGDEALPKAFAAAVERGVRENLQSGVLLGYPIIDIGVKLTFGAFHPVDSSEMAFTIASSIAFREAIENARPILLEPIMSVEIACPEEFMGDILGNLNSRRGKTSGFEQRGGSQIIRGHAPLSEMFGYATSLRSLSQGRATYTMQLARYEEVPKTIQENLLAGVGGFSNSRD